The following coding sequences lie in one Musa acuminata AAA Group cultivar baxijiao chromosome BXJ1-8, Cavendish_Baxijiao_AAA, whole genome shotgun sequence genomic window:
- the LOC135583533 gene encoding FHA domain-containing protein DDL-like → MAPAVERREHKRRVSSDRSSSPVRDRRSPRRRTSPRRERSPAPRKSSPRARSPARTNRARSPVKENVHDRARSPKRERQHSPVKGSAPRSPSPRTKRLKRVHAERESEKLADRELRRHSGREDHDKGRYKERGEINDISRDSKSSKEKNDSVPSKYSRRDHSDSPEGRSHRSRYGSRSPTRPPKAGARDEVGIKPKTAEYEWGDENDSVAKMKAAEQALEVKEKQKPSFELSGKLAEETNRVRGVTLLFSEPSDARKPDVRWRLYVFKAGEVLNEPLYLHRQSCYLFGRERRVSDIPTDHPSCSKQHAVIQYRLVEKEEPDGLISKEVRPYLMDLGSTNGTFINDNRIEPQRYYELFEKDTIKFGNSSREYVLLHENSAG, encoded by the exons ATGGCTCCAGCAGTGGAACGTCGGGAACATAAACGGCGGGTCTCATCTGATAGGTCTAGTTCTCCCGTTAGAGATCGTCGTTCCCCTCGTAGGAGGACCTCTCCTCGAAGAGAAAGATCGCCTGCTCCTCGGAAGAGCTCTCCTAGAGCTAGGTCACCGGCTAGAACTAATAGGGCTCGCTCTCCGGTCAAAGAAAACGTGCACGATCGCGCTAGGTCGCCTAAACGTGAGCGGCAGCATTCACCGGTCAAGGGTAGTGCCCCACGCTCACCATCACCACGAACCAAGCGCTTAAAACGAGTTCATGCTGAACGGGAGTCTGAGAAGTTAGCAGATAGAGAGCTCAGGAGGCATTCAGGCAGGGAAGATCATGATAAGGGGAGGTACAAAGAACGAGGGGAGATCAATGATATTTCAAGGGACAGTAAatcatcgaaagagaagaatGATAGTGTTCCATCAAAATATTCAAGGCGTGATCATTCAGATTCCCCAGAGGGACGAAGCCATAGGAGCAGATACGGTTCCCGCTCCCCTACCAGACCTCCCAAGGCTGGTGCACGTGATGAG GTGGGGATAAAACCGAAGACGGCAGAATACGAATG GGGAGATGAAAATGATTCAGTTGCAAAGATGAAGGCAGCTGAGCAGGCCCTGGAAGTGAAAGAAAAG CAAAAACCATCATTTGAGCTGTCCGGGAAGCTTGCTGAGGAGACTAATCGAGTTAGAG GTGTAACTTTGCTATTCAGTGAACCGTCGGATGCTCGCAAGCCAGATGTAAGATGGAGATTATATGTTTTCAAGGCTGGGGAAGTGCTTAATG AGCCTCTTTATTTGCACCGACAAAGTTGCTACCTTTTTGGTAGAGAAAGGAGAGTGTCAGACATTCCAACAGATCATCCATCTTGTAGCAAACAGCATGCTGTTATTCAGTATAG GCTTGTAGAGAAGGAGGAACCAGATGGTTTAATATCAAAAGAAGTAAG GCCTTATCTGATGGACCTTGGGAGTACAAATGGGACTTTTATAAAT GATAATCGCATTGAGCCGCAACGGTATTATGAACTTTTTGAAAAGGATACGATTAAGTTTGGTAATAGCAG CCGGGAATATGTATTGTTACATGAGAACTCAGCCGGGTGA
- the LOC135588857 gene encoding uncharacterized protein LOC135588857 translates to MGNCLNHQPGMTWVDEEGWDTMGSGSPRRDDRVAKTALEKLRQKSLLRRENGGASSSLVKIKITKKQWEELMSRADMQGVDVHRVLSRIMGRSRSYVEGRGRQWRPSLRSIPEDAESEVNNIGSR, encoded by the coding sequence atggggAATTGCCTTAACCACCAACCTGGAATGACATGGGTCGACGAGGAGGGTTGGGACACGATGGGTTCCGGCAGTCCTCGGCGCGACGATCGAGTGGCGAAGACGGCATTAGAGAAGCTCAGACAAAAGTCATTACTGAGACGGGAGAATGGAGGTGCATCATCTTCCCTGgttaagatcaagatcacgaAGAAGCAGTGGGAGGAACTGATGTCCCGAGCTGACATGCAGGGAGTGGATGTCCACCGAGTGCTAAGCCGTATCATGGGCAGAAGTCGATCATATGTCGAGGGCCGAGGACGGCAATGGAGACCGAGCCTGCGGAGTATACCGGAAGATGCCGAGTCCGAGGTCAACAACATTGGTTCCAGATAA